One genomic segment of Lampris incognitus isolate fLamInc1 chromosome 2, fLamInc1.hap2, whole genome shotgun sequence includes these proteins:
- the her3 gene encoding hairy-related 3 translates to MVAASDSAEKPKAIAGNKVSKPLMEKKRRARINKCLDQLKSLLENYYTNNIRKRKLEKADILELTVKHLRSLQKVHSSKSTFTRAESSDFQAGFRSCLASVNQYLMTADNVNGRDRWTLSRLSDNLCYTRRREEGSSTADSDPEPQAAAMRRLLPPKAVPASGKAPVPAHFARCWRALKPRSESAGATSHSPLAKGDGTPPQGVAVTAVHTPQDMTPRVRSSMCASVSRCSNDAASSHTNVWRPW, encoded by the exons ATGGTGGCAGCATCAGACAGCGCAGAAAAGCCGAAAGCCATCGCTGGAAACAAG GTATCCAAACCACTGATGGAAAAGAAACGAAGGGCGCGCATAAACAAGTGTTTGGACCAGTTAAAGTCGCTTCTGGAGAACTATTACACCAACAAC atcaggaagcGCAAGCTGGAGAAAGCAGACATACTGGAGCTCACCGTGAAACATCTGAGGAGCCTCCAGAAAGTTCACAGCAGTAAGTCAACTTTTACGCGTG CCGAATCATCTGACTTCCAAGCAGGCTTCCGTAGCTGTCTGGCCAGCGTCAACCAGTACTTGATGACGGCAGACAACGTGAACGGGAGGGACAGGTGGACGTTGTCCCGTCTATCAGATAACCTTTGCTACACCCGTCGGCGGGAGGAGGGCTCCAGCACCGCGGACAGCGACCCTGAGCCGCAAGCGGCGGCGATGCGACGGCTGCTTCCGCCTAAAGCCGTGCCCGCTTCCGGAAAAGCCCCCGTCCCTGCTCACTTTGCCCGGTGCTGGAGAGCGCTCAAGCCCCGCAGCGAGAGCGCAGGCGCCACGTCCCATTCCCCCCTAGCTAAAGGGGACGGGACCCCGCCGCAAGGCGTCGCTGTAACAGCAGTTCACACCCCACAAGACATGACCCCCAGAGTGCGCAGCAGCATGTGTGCGTCTGTCAGCCGGTGTAGCAACGACGCCGCCAGCTCTCACACGAACGTGTGGCGGCCATGGTAG